A single window of Colletes latitarsis isolate SP2378_abdomen chromosome 4, iyColLati1, whole genome shotgun sequence DNA harbors:
- the Creld gene encoding cysteine rich with EGF like domains isoform X1: MRKLSDINFFRLLSLFILFYIFAYVNCDKTPSNEELKAQKFPQCAACKILINSFKKAIERTSREKFDGGDSAWEEDKLGSYLKSETRLIEIQEHLCKEVERGETQCHALAEELETEMEDWWFNRQQAHPDIYDYICIQQTESCCPKDHFGPQCVPCPGFPNKICNNNGKCKGAGTRKGNGECLCDKGYEGDNCSDCTNGFYESYKDENKLLCSQCHAACDGPCKGAGPNNCEKCMKGWYMLDDQGCFDIDECSTSDTYCPGNHFCINKEGDYACLSCDKACNGCTGDGPDMCIQCAEGYHKKDSLCINSDILSRKQQENLARYATYFGLCVATCIIFQRNIYIASVIGLLVGIYISVSEYMIANSNVQDTTTNVDILGPA; this comes from the exons ATGCGAAAACTCAGTGATATCAACTTTTTTCGGTTGTTaagtttgtttattttattttatatatttgctTACGTAAATTGTGATAAAACACCTTCAAATGAAGAGCTCAAAGCACAGAAGTTTCCACAGTGTGCAGCTTGTAAGATTTTAATAAATAGTTTTAAGAAG gcTATAGAAAGAACTAGTCGTGAAAAATTTGATGGTGGTGATAGTGCATGGGAAGAGGATAAATTAGGTTCATATTTAAAAAGTGAAACTAGATTGATAGAAATACAAGAACATTTATGTAAAGAGGTAGAACGTGGTGAAACTCAGTGCCATGCTTTAGCCGAAGAATTAGAAACCGAAATGGAAGATTGGTGGTTCAATCGTCAGCAAGCACATCCAGATATATATGATTATATATGTATTCAACAGACAGAAAGCTGTTGTCCAAAAGATCATTTTGGTCCACAATGTGTACCATGTCCAGGTTTCCCAAACAAAATTTGTAACAATAATGGTAAATGTAAAGGAGCAGGCACTAGAAAAGGAAATGGTGAATGCCTGTGTGATAAAGGCTATGAAGGAGATAATTGTTCAGACTGTACAAATGGATTTTATGAATCCTATAAAGATGAGAATAAATTACTTTGTTCTCAGTGTCATGCTGCTTGTGATGGTCCTTGCAAAGGAGCAGGGCCAAACAATTGTGAAAAATGTATGAAAGGGTGGTACATGTTAGATGATCAAGGTTGTTTTGATATTGATGAATGTAGTACAAGTGATACATATTGCCCTGGCAATCATTTTTGTATTAATAAGGAAGGAGATTATGCATGTTTAA GTTGTGACAAAGCCTGTAATGGTTGTACAGGTGATGGTCCAGATATGTGTATACAATGTGCAGAAGGATATCATAAGAAGGATTCTTTATGCATAA attCTGATATATTGAGCCGCAAACAACAAGAGAATCTTGCACGGTATGCTACATACTTTGGTCTTTGTGTAGCAACATGTATTATTTTCCAACGAAATATTTACATAGCAAGTGTAATTGGATTACTGGTTGGTATATACATATCAGTTTCAGAATACATGATAGCTAATAGTAATGTTCAAGATACAACAACAAATGTAGATATACTAGGACCAGCATAA
- the Alphacop gene encoding coatomer subunit alpha, whose amino-acid sequence MLTKFETKSARVKGLSFHPKRPWVLASLHNGVIQLWDYRMCTLLDKFDEHDGPVRGICFHNQQPLFVSGGDDYKIKVWNYKQRRCIFTLLGHLDYIRTLVFHQEYPWILSASDDQTIRIWNWQSRTCICVLTGHNHYVMCAQFHPTEDIIVSASLDQTVRVWDISGLRKKNVAPGPGGLEDHLKNPGATDLFGQADAVVKHVLEGHDRGVNWACFHPTLPLIVSGADDRQVKMWRMNDAKAWEVDTCRGHYNNVSCVLFHPRQDLILSNAEDKSIRVWDMTKRTCLHTFRREHERFWVLAAHPTLNLFAAGHDSGMIIFKLERERPAYAVYGNVLYYVKERFLRKLDFTTSKDTSVMQIRGGGKTPPYSMSYNQAENAVLICTRSPNNIENSTYDLYMIPREGDSNTDADTKRASGVTAIWVARNRFAVLDRAYSLVIKNLKNEVTKKVQIPNCDEIFYAGTGMLLLRDADQVTLFDVQQKRTLAEVKISKCRYVIWSSDMSHVALLAKHTVNICNRRLESLCSVHENTRVKSGAWDDSGVFIYTTSNHIKYAINNGDHGIIRTLDLPIYVTRVKGNQVYCLDRECRPRILRIDPTEYKFKLALINRKYEEVLHMVRNANLVGQSIIAYLQQKGYPEVALHFVKEEKTRFGLALECGNIEVALEAARSLDQKSCWESLAQAALLQGNHQVVEMCYQRTKNFEKLSFLYLITGNLEKLRKMIKIAEIRKDVSGQYQGSLLLGDIYERAKILRNSGQASLAYVTEKIHGISSAEDDIQYSSMSEELSALEKGAVYLQPPVPIQQAENNWPLLTVSKGFFEGAMLSRGKSQVAAALAPEDDNTVPAEGWGNDEELGIDDEEGGDIEQPPEGEESAGWDVEEVDLPPELETAVTAVEDGYFSPPTKGVPPTQHWMNNSQLVVDHILAGSFETAFRLLNDQIGVVEFGAFQNLFMNTFARARTSFDTLPNIPSLYGYPQRNWKDTNPKGGLPAIGLHLTDLVQRLQVCYHLTTGGKFPEAVEKFQAILLSVPLLVVETRQDIAEAQQLIQICREYILGLKMETDKKNLPKATLAEQKRICEMAAYFTHCNLQPVHQILTLRIAVNMFFKLKNYKTASSFARRLLELGPKPELAQQIRKILQACDKNPVDEHQLAYDEHNPFSLCASTFVPIYRGKPEVKCPLCGASYLPQFKDTVCKVCEVALIGKECIGLRISPIQFR is encoded by the exons ATGTTGACGAAGTTTGAAACAAAATCCGCTCGTGTAAAAGGGCTATCCTTTCATCCAAAACGACCTTGGGTTCTTGCAAG TTTACACAATGGAGTTATACAGTTATGGGACTATCGTATGTGTACCCTATTAGATAAATTTGATGAACATGATGGACCTGTTCGTGGAATCTGCTTCCATAATCAACAACCATTATTTGTATCTGGTGGTGACGATTATAAGATTAAAGTATGGAATTATAAACAACGCAGATGCATTTTCACTCTATTAGGTCATTTAGATTATATTAGAACACTTGTATTCCATCAAGAGTACCCATGGATTCTAAGTGCATCGGATGATCAGACCATCCGTATTtggaattggcaaagtcgtaCTTGCATTTGTGTGTTGACTGGACACAATCACTATGTTATGTGTGCACAGTTCCACCCTACAGAAGACATTATAGTATCAGCTTCTTTAGATCAAACTGTTAGAGTATGGGACATATCAGGTTTAAGAAAGAAAAATGTTGCTCCTGGGCCAGGAGGCCTGGAAGATCATTTAAAAAATCCTGGTGCAACCGATTTATTTGGCCAAGCTGATGCTGTAGTAAAGCATGTCCTTGAAGGGCATGATAGAGGTGTTAATTGGGCATGTTTTCATCCCACATTACCTTTAATCGTTTCTGGAGCAGATGATCGCCAGGTTAAAATGTGGAGGATGAATGATGCCAAAGCATGGGAGGTAGATACTTGCCGCGGACATTACAACAATGTTTCTTGTGTTTTGTTCCACCCTAGACAAGATCTAATCCTTTCTAATGCAGAAGATAAGAGTATCCGCGTCTGGGACATGACAAAACGCACATGCTTACACACGTTTAGGAGAGAGCATGAAAGATTTTGGGTTCTTGCTGCTCATCCTACTTTAAATCTCTTTGCTGCTGGTCATGATTCTGGAATGATCATTTTCAAACTCGAGAGAGAACGACCAGCGTATGCTGTGTACGGAAACGTCCTTTATTACGTAAAGGAACGTTTCCTCCGAAAATTAGATTTCACTACTTCAAAAGATACATCTGTTATGCAAATACGTGGGGGTGGAAAGACACCTCCGTATAGCATGTCATACAACCAAGCTGAAAACGCTGTTTTAATTTGTACAAGATCGCCTAACAATATCGAAAACAGTACTTATGATCTGTACATGATTCCTCGCGAGGGTGATTCGAATACCGATGCTGATACAAAACGGGCTTCTGGTGTCACTGCCATTTGGGTTGCTAGAAATCGATTTGCCGTATTAGATAGAGCATATTCG TTAGTCATCAAGAATTTGAAAAACGAAGTTACGAAAAAGGTGCAGATTCCAAATTGCGATGAAATATTTTATGCCGGCACGGGTATGCTTCTTTTACGCGATGCTGACCAAGTAACGCTCTTTGACGTTCAGCAGAAGAGAACATTAGCAGAAGTAAAAATCTCGAAATGTAGATATGTAATTTGGTCAAGCGATATGTCTCACGTTGCTTTACTCGCGAAGCATACCGTTAATATTTGTAATCGCCGATTGGAGTCCCTTTGCTCTGTACACGAGAACACTAGAGTGAAATCAGGAGCTTGGGACGATTCTGGAGTATTTATTTACACTACCAGTAATCATATTAAATACGCAATCAACAACGGTGATCACGGGATCATCCGTACATTAGATCTACCAATATACGTAACTAGAGTCAAAGGCAATCAAGTTTACTGCCTGGACAGAGAATGTAGGCCGAGGATTCTTCGAATAGATCCAACCGAATATAAATTCAAACTGGCTTTAATCAACAGAAAGTACGAAGAAGTTTTACACATGGTTCGCAACGCAAATCTCGTTGGCCAGTCTATAATTGCATATCTACAACAAAAGGGGTATCCCGAAGTTGCCTTACACTTtgtcaaagaagaaaaaactcgTTTCGGTCTTGCACTCGAATGTGGAAACATCGAAGTCGCTTTAGAAGCCGCGAGATCCCTTGATCAAAAATCCTGTTGGGAAAGCTTAGCTCAAGCAGCCTTACTGCAGGGTAATCATCAAGTTGTGGAGATGTGTTATCAGAGAACTAAGAATTTCGAAAAGTTATCGTTCCTTTACCTTATAACTGGTAACTTAGAAAAGTTACGTAAGATGATAAAGATCGCAGAAATTAGGAAAGATGTTTCTGGACAATACCAGGGTAGCTTGCTACTTGGTGATATTTATGAACGCGCAAAAATTTTACGA AATTCCGGCCAAGCATCTTTAGCTTATGTAACAGAGAAGATACACGGCATTTCATCTGCAGAAGATGACATTCAGTATAGTTCCATGAGTGAAGAACTTTCTGCCCTTGAAAAAGGAGCAGTGTACCTGCAACCTCCAGTTCCTATTCAACAAGCCGAAAATAATTGGCCGTTATTAACAGTTTCGAAAGGCTTCTTCGAGGGTGCAATGTTATCACGAGGAAAGAGTCAAGTAGCTGCTGCTTTGGCTCCAGAAGATGATAACACAGTGCCTGCTGAAGGATGGGGTAACGACGAAGAGTTAGGAATTGACGATGAAGAAGGTGGCGATATCGAACAACCTCCTGAAGGCGAAGAGAGCGCTGGATGGGACGTTGAAGAAGTGGATCTACCGCCAGAACTTGAAACTGCAGTAACTGCAGTGGAAGATGGCTACTTTTCGCCGCCAACGAAAGGAGTACCGCCAACGCAACATTGGATGAATAATTCCCAGTTAGTCGTGGATCATATACTAGCTGGATCTTTCGAAACTGCATTTAGATTATTGAACGATCAAATCGGCGTGGTTGAATTTGGGGCTTTCCAAAATCTCTTTATGAATACTTTCGCACGGGCTCGAACATCATTCGATACTTTACCAAATATACCTTCGTTGTATGGATATCCTCAGCGAAATTGGAAAGATACGAATCCCAAAGGCGGTTTACCAGCAATTGGGTTACATCTTACCGATTTAGTTCAGAGACTACAAGTATGCTATCACTTGACAACTGGCGGGAAATTCCCGGAAGCGGTGGAAAAGTTTCAAGCAATTTTACTGAGCGTGCCATTGCTAGTTGTCGAGACAAGACAAGATATTGCTGAAGCACAGCAGCTAATTCAAATTTGCAGAGAGTATATCCTAGGTTTGAAAATGGAGACTGACAAGAAGAACCTTCCTAAAGCTACTCTAGCTGAACAAAAACGAATCTGCGAAATGGCAGCCTATTTTACGCATTGCAATTTGCAACCAGTGCATCAAATTCTCACTTTAAGGATAGCTGTAAATATGTTCTTCAAACTAAAGAATTATAAAACTGCTTCATCCTTTGCAAGGAGATTGCTTGAgttaggacccaaaccagaattagcACAACAAATTAGGAAAATTTTACAG GCATGCGATAAAAACCCAGTGGATGAGCATCAATTAGCATACGACGAACATAATCCATTTTCGTTGTGTGCAAGCACGTTTGTTCCGATCTATAGAGGAAAACCGGAAGTCAAATGCCCATTATGCGGCGCAAGTTATTTACCACAATTTAAAGATACAGTGTGTAAAGTCTGTGAAGTTGCACTAATTGGTAAAGAATGTATTGGTCTGAGGATAAGCCCTATACAATTCCGATAA
- the Creld gene encoding cysteine rich with EGF like domains isoform X2 encodes MRKLSDINFFRLLSLFILFYIFAYVNCDKTPSNEELKAQKFPQCAACKILINSFKKAIERTSREKFDGGDSAWEEDKLGSYLKSETRLIEIQEHLCKEVERGETQCHALAEELETEMEDWWFNRQQAHPDIYDYICIQQTESCCPKDHFGPQCVPCPGFPNKICNNNGKCKGAGTRKGNGECLCDKGYEGDNCSDCTNGFYESYKDENKLLCSQCHAACDGPCKGAGPNNCEKCMKGWYMLDDQGCFDIDECSTSDTYCPGNHFCINKEGDYACLSCDKACNGCTGDGPDMCIQCAEGYHKKDSLCII; translated from the exons ATGCGAAAACTCAGTGATATCAACTTTTTTCGGTTGTTaagtttgtttattttattttatatatttgctTACGTAAATTGTGATAAAACACCTTCAAATGAAGAGCTCAAAGCACAGAAGTTTCCACAGTGTGCAGCTTGTAAGATTTTAATAAATAGTTTTAAGAAG gcTATAGAAAGAACTAGTCGTGAAAAATTTGATGGTGGTGATAGTGCATGGGAAGAGGATAAATTAGGTTCATATTTAAAAAGTGAAACTAGATTGATAGAAATACAAGAACATTTATGTAAAGAGGTAGAACGTGGTGAAACTCAGTGCCATGCTTTAGCCGAAGAATTAGAAACCGAAATGGAAGATTGGTGGTTCAATCGTCAGCAAGCACATCCAGATATATATGATTATATATGTATTCAACAGACAGAAAGCTGTTGTCCAAAAGATCATTTTGGTCCACAATGTGTACCATGTCCAGGTTTCCCAAACAAAATTTGTAACAATAATGGTAAATGTAAAGGAGCAGGCACTAGAAAAGGAAATGGTGAATGCCTGTGTGATAAAGGCTATGAAGGAGATAATTGTTCAGACTGTACAAATGGATTTTATGAATCCTATAAAGATGAGAATAAATTACTTTGTTCTCAGTGTCATGCTGCTTGTGATGGTCCTTGCAAAGGAGCAGGGCCAAACAATTGTGAAAAATGTATGAAAGGGTGGTACATGTTAGATGATCAAGGTTGTTTTGATATTGATGAATGTAGTACAAGTGATACATATTGCCCTGGCAATCATTTTTGTATTAATAAGGAAGGAGATTATGCATGTTTAA GTTGTGACAAAGCCTGTAATGGTTGTACAGGTGATGGTCCAGATATGTGTATACAATGTGCAGAAGGATATCATAAGAAGGATTCTTTATGCATAA tatga